The DNA region CCGAGAAGTTGCGAGAGACGATCAAACGGGCCGACAGTGTCCTGCTCGGGACTCCGAATTATCACGGGTCCTATTCTGGAGCCCTGAAGAACGCACTCGATTACTGTGGGTATGACGAGTTTGAGGAAACGACGGTCGGGCTACTAGAAGTCGCTGCCGGTGGATTTCCCGGGTCTGCCCTCATACACCTCCGGACCGTCAGCAGAACTTTGGGCGCGTGGACCCTGCCAACCGAGGTTGCGATTCCTGATTCACATTCGATGGTGGGCGACAACCGAATCAAAGATCAGCACATCGCCAAGCGGACGAATCGACTCGGCCAAGAAATCGCTCTGTACGCAGGCGTGGCAGCGTATCCCGACATAGCCGATCGAGCCAGTCCAACCGACGGTGCAACACACCACTACTAGATATGAGAGCGATACGACTTCAGGAAACCGACGGGATCGACGCACTAACCGAGGAGGACGTCTCCTGCCCCGAACCGAGCCCCGACGAATACCTCGTCCGAGTACACGCGGCCGGAATCAATCCCCTCGATTGGCTTCTCTCCCGGGGGATGCTTCCACACCTGCTCGACACTGACCTCCCGTGGATCCCCGGCTGGGACGTGTCGGGCGTCGTTGAATCGGTCGGCTCCGACGTGTCCGAATTCGCTCCCGGCGACGCCGTCTTCGGAATGTCACGTCTTCCCGGTGCCGGAGGGGCGTTCGCCGACCACACCACGATGTCGGCTGATGAAATCGCGGCCAAGCCAGAAGGACTCAGCCATCACGAGGCTGCGGCCGTCCCCATGGCAGGGCAGACGGCCTTCCACGCACTCTACGAAGAAGGTGACGTTGACTCCGCAGAGCGAGTACTCGTCCACGCAGCGAGCGGTGGTGTCGGACACATGGCTATCCAGTTCGCAGAACATACGGGAGCACACGTCATCGGAACCGCCTCCGGAGACAACGAGGCATTTCTCCGCGAACTCGGAGTCGACGAGTTTGTCAACTACCGATCGGAGCGATTCGAGGAGGTAGTGGACGACGTCGACCTCGTCCTCGATGCCGTCGGCGGGGACGTTCTCGAACGGTCAGTCGAGGTCTTACGGTCGGGCGGCATCGTCGTCACGCTTCCGGAACCGCCCTCGCAAGCGGCGGTCGACCGATACCACGACGAATACGGCGTCGACGTCCGATTTTTTGATGTCATCACGGATTCGGACCCGGAGACGCTCCGCCAGGTTGCCGCTCATATTGACGCCGGTGTGGTTGCTCCCAGAGTCAGTGACGTGTATTCACTGTCTAAGATGCAAGACGCACTTGACAGGAGCGCAGGGGGTCACGTCCGCGGCAAACTCGCGGTTGGGCTCACGGGAGGAGTCGATGACTGAGGACGCATTCCGACTCGGGAGTATCGACCACGTCGAACTGTCAGTCCCCGACCGCTACGAGGCGGCCGCCTGGTAGAACGATGCACTGGGACTCAAGGTTGTCGAGGCGTTCAAACATTAGGCCGAGCTGAGTGCGTATCCATTAATGAGATCCAGCGACGTCGGCAGATCTCGCCCTCACAACGGGTGTGACGGGCTCGTTGTGTTCCACCCGCCGGTGCTGAACGCCACCAGGGGTCTGCTCGGGTAGGGCCCGACACCCTCTGCAAGACCGGGGCGATCTGTCGGTTAGCGACTGGCCTACTCCTCGGCCCCGAGTGCTTCGTCGAGGCGCTCGCGGACGCGATCGAAGTGGTCGCCGATGCGATCTGGCATCGGCCCGAGTGTATTGTCAGCCACAGGTTGGCTCGTCAGTCCCGGTACTCCTCGACATCGACGACCCGCTTGGTTTCCTCGTGCGTGAGGTCGCTATCGGCCGAGACCACGGGCGCGTCCAGCTCCCGACCGACAGCCGCGATCAGCGCGTCGAGCCCACCGAGGGACGGACCCTCGGGGCCGATCTCGCCCGCGATCTCCCCGGCGAGGGCGGCCGTGTGTTCATCGACGGCGTGTGTCTCGCCCCACGCCAGGTCGGCGCGGGCACCCTCGACGTCGCCGTCTGGAACGTTGGCTTCACCGACCAACACCTCGGCGTAGGCGGGGACCGGCATCACCCACCACTCGGCGTCACCGCCGTTGGCCTCGTAGAACTCTTCGTCGCCTCGACACCCGCCAGGTAGTCGATGAGAACTTCGCGTCGAGAACCTTCATCCGTCCGCGTCCGCGCCGTCGTCACCGGCCAGTCGTCACATCCGCGCTTTCCGTTCGTCCTTGGCCCGCTCGCGCTGCTCGCGAACGCGCTCGGCCTCCTCATCCGACCACCGGCCGAACCCGTCGTAGAAGTCACCTGCCTCGCTCTCGCCGAGGACACGTTCGAGGACATCGTTGTAGGACTCGCCCTCGCGTCGCTGCCGATCGAGGATACGCTTCACTCGGTTGCTAACTCGAATCTGTTCGTCCGCTGTCACCGTTTGCGTCGACATTCACATTAACACGGCTTAGTCATTAGGTCGATTATCGGTCGCTTCCCTGCCGATTTCGACCCCTGACCGGGGATTCAAGCGGATCGCGTGAGTGTCCCGAGACGAGATGGTGTCTCAGGCCGAGATCGACCGGCTCCGAACGGAGGCCAACACGATCCTGACGCGCATACAGCGCGTCGACGAGGCACTGGAACGAGCCCGGTCGGAGGAAGGAGAGCACTGGGACCAGAGGGAACTGGAACTCACACTCGAGACACCGCACGGCGAGTCGATCGAGGTCACGCTGTCACTCGACGAAGACGCCGCGAGTAACGCCCAGACACGGTACGAGCGAGCGAAGGAACTCGAAGCGGAACTGGAGCGACGAGAGGCGGTCGTCGGCCAGCTCGCACCGATGCCCCGGGACCCGGTCGCGTATCTCGTCTGCTATCACCTCGACACCGTCGAAGGCAACTATCCGAGGTCGATGGCCGGGCACCTCGACGCCGAACGCGGCCACGTCGAGGACCTCTGTGAACAACTGGACTCGGCGGGACTGTTGGAACGTGTCGAATCAGGAACGGTCAAACAACGACGAGTGAAGGCCAAACGAGCCGACGAGGTGCGCCAGCACCACACCTACTATCGGCTGTCTCGGGAAGGCGATCACCTCCTCCGGTTTCTCGGCGATCGGGACGGCAAACTGAACGTGTTGCGGCATCTGCCCGATGGACAGACGATCGCCAGGCGACTGGCTCGCGGCGGGCCGGACTACCCACGGATGACTGCTAACGAACTGGAAATGGAGTTCGAGTACGTCCGGCACCTCTATCGTGCGCTGCAACGCGTCGGGCTGGTGACGGTATATGAAGGGAGTACCATCAAGGGCAGCGAGCGAAAGCTCAAGCCCAAAGACGAGACTCACAAGAAACACACCTACTACGTGACGACAGATATTGCCGAGGAACTCCTCCGGGAGCTGACGCAACAGGATAGGGATAACCCGTCATCATAGGTGCCCGATTTAATGCCACTCGCGTGATCTCTCCCTGCTCTGTCGTTTCTCGGTGCCTCGACAGCTACGTTACTGGAACAACGTGGTCGAGAATGCCCGTTCCGGAGACCAAGTCGGACGCAGCCTCCTGAAGGACACTGGCGAGAAGGCACCGCTCAGTGGCATCACTATCGTGACGAGGAGCTCAAATTGACCTCGTGACAGGAGCCAGCTGAGGCGCACATCGCGCCGGAACCGACGCTGTCGGGGAGGTAGGCGTCGCGTGGCTTCCCGCCGTTCCCGGAGGTGTCTTTCCCGGTATGGACGCGGAGCCGGTATTGGCCGCTCTCGGTCTGCGTGACATCGACGGGTCGGACCTGTGGTATCTCGAAGGCACGCAACCCGACGAACGCACCCAGTTGGATGATGAGGTCGTCCCGTTGGGAGCTGGTGGCCCGGCGGAGGTCCTCGATCTCGCTGTCGGTGAGCCACACTTTGTGTTCGTTCCCGGCGGTGGATTCGATACGAATTACGATTAGTTCGGTAAACCGTAATAGACAGCGTCGGTAAACCGTAATAGACAGCGCCGAATCCGCCTCGAACTGCCCGCCATAGCACGCGCTTGTGCCAGCCGCTAGATTCTTCCGTTGCGGAAACTGAAGAAGTCGTTATCGAACTGGCGGAGACTTTTCTCAGGAGCTGGCCGTCTCCCAACCCACACATCAGCGACAGGTTTGGTAAGAATACAAAGCATATGTACAACTAACGATGGCAAGTAGTACAGATGAACCGACAGTAGTACGAGTGTCCCAGAAAGGGCAGGCCACGATCCCCAAGCGACTGCGCGAGGAGTTCGACATCGAGACACCGGGTGAGGTGTTCATCTACGAGGAGGGGGGTCGGATCGTTATCGAGCCCGTCCCTACGATCGGTGATCTGCACGGCATCCACGCCGGCGAGCACGAACCCGGCGAGGTAATGGAGAAAGTGCGAGAGGTGAGGGAAGACGAAAAGGAGCGCGAAGCAGACCGAGTTGAGCGGCTGCGCCCCTCTGCGGACGAATGAGCCCGGGATACGTCTTCGACACGGAGGCACTCATCGCGTTCCTGTACGACGAACCCGGTCACGAGTACGTGGCCGATCTCCTCGACGATGTCGAATCCGGGCAGGCTGAGGGCCTCCTCTCGGAGACAAACGCGAGTGAGGTGTACTCCCTCGTTGGTTGCTTCGAGGGCACAGATGCGGATGCCCCGACGACAGACTCGTTCCGGGTGGCCGATAGAGACCTCCGAGCGCTCAGACGCCACGGCGTTGTCATCGAGCGGGCTGACTGGCAGCTCGCCGGCGAGGTGAAAGCCGACGGTGATATCTCACTCGCTGACGCGCACGCCGTCGCTCTCGCGCACGAGCGGGATGCGACACTGGTGGTAGGCGGTGACGGCGACTTCGATGAGCTGCCGCTCGAGATCGATACCGAGCGGTTCCGCGACCACGGTGTCTAACCAACACGGCCTGGTTCTACGCCCCCGTTTGTAGAACAGGTCGTTACCCATCGATGAGAGACAGTATGTCGCGTTTCTCATCGGGGATCGGATTCCGATAGGTCACGTCCTCGTCGGCGCACAGCTCATCGAAGTCAGCATCGGTCGTGATCAGGTAGTCAGCATCGTACGAGCGAGCGAGGGCGAG from Haloarcula litorea includes:
- a CDS encoding NADP-dependent oxidoreductase encodes the protein MRAIRLQETDGIDALTEEDVSCPEPSPDEYLVRVHAAGINPLDWLLSRGMLPHLLDTDLPWIPGWDVSGVVESVGSDVSEFAPGDAVFGMSRLPGAGGAFADHTTMSADEIAAKPEGLSHHEAAAVPMAGQTAFHALYEEGDVDSAERVLVHAASGGVGHMAIQFAEHTGAHVIGTASGDNEAFLRELGVDEFVNYRSERFEEVVDDVDLVLDAVGGDVLERSVEVLRSGGIVVTLPEPPSQAAVDRYHDEYGVDVRFFDVITDSDPETLRQVAAHIDAGVVAPRVSDVYSLSKMQDALDRSAGGHVRGKLAVGLTGGVDD
- a CDS encoding DUF2250 domain-containing protein, which produces MVSQAEIDRLRTEANTILTRIQRVDEALERARSEEGEHWDQRELELTLETPHGESIEVTLSLDEDAASNAQTRYERAKELEAELERREAVVGQLAPMPRDPVAYLVCYHLDTVEGNYPRSMAGHLDAERGHVEDLCEQLDSAGLLERVESGTVKQRRVKAKRADEVRQHHTYYRLSREGDHLLRFLGDRDGKLNVLRHLPDGQTIARRLARGGPDYPRMTANELEMEFEYVRHLYRALQRVGLVTVYEGSTIKGSERKLKPKDETHKKHTYYVTTDIAEELLRELTQQDRDNPSS
- a CDS encoding antitoxin VapB family protein, with product MSTQTVTADEQIRVSNRVKRILDRQRREGESYNDVLERVLGESEAGDFYDGFGRWSDEEAERVREQRERAKDERKARM
- a CDS encoding PIN domain-containing protein codes for the protein MSPGYVFDTEALIAFLYDEPGHEYVADLLDDVESGQAEGLLSETNASEVYSLVGCFEGTDADAPTTDSFRVADRDLRALRRHGVVIERADWQLAGEVKADGDISLADAHAVALAHERDATLVVGGDGDFDELPLEIDTERFRDHGV
- a CDS encoding AbrB/MazE/SpoVT family DNA-binding domain-containing protein — protein: MASSTDEPTVVRVSQKGQATIPKRLREEFDIETPGEVFIYEEGGRIVIEPVPTIGDLHGIHAGEHEPGEVMEKVREVREDEKEREADRVERLRPSADE
- a CDS encoding NADPH-dependent FMN reductase; its protein translation is MSPGIEPQVVALCGSLRDDSRTRVALTEALAASEEVGAATELVDLRNYELPSLNAVETAVPDAEKLRETIKRADSVLLGTPNYHGSYSGALKNALDYCGYDEFEETTVGLLEVAAGGFPGSALIHLRTVSRTLGAWTLPTEVAIPDSHSMVGDNRIKDQHIAKRTNRLGQEIALYAGVAAYPDIADRASPTDGATHHY